GGGCCGAACTCCAGGACGACGGCGGCGGGTTCTTCTCCGGACTGCTGCCGCTGCGGGCGGTCCCGGAGGCGTACCGGCTGCTCGTGACGTACGAGGACACGGTGGTGGAGGCCGAGGACGCGTACCGCTTCCTTCCCTCGCTCGGCGAGCTGGACCTGCACCTGATAGGCGAGGGCCGGCACGAGGAACTGTGGAAGGCGCTCGGCGCGGAGCCGATGGAACAGCAGGACGTCGCCGGAACACGGTTCACGGTGTGGGCCCCGAACGCGCAGGGGGTCCGGGTCGCCGGCGCCTTCAACTTCTGGGACGGCACGGGGCATCCGATGCGCTCGCTCGGTGCCACCGGGGTGTGGGAGCTGTTCGTGCCCGGGGTCGGTGAGGGCGAGCTGTACAAGTTCGACATCACGCGTCCCGACGGGTCCCACACGCTGCGCGCCGACCCGATGGCCCGCCGTACGGAGGAGCCGCCCAGGACCTCCTCGGTCGTGCACGCGTCGCACCACGTCTGGCAGGACGCCCGGTGGCTGGAGAAGAGGTCCGAACGGCCCGCCCACGAGGCTCCGTTCTCCGTGTACGAGGTCCATCTTCCGTCCTGGCGCCCCGGGTTGTCCTACCGCCAGCTGGCGGACCAGCTTCCCGCGTACGTCGCCGACCTGGGCTTCACGCACGTCGAGCTGATGCCCATAGCCGAGCATCCCTTCGGCGGTTCGTGGGGCTACCAGGTGACCGGCTTCTACGCGCCGACCGCGCGGCTGGGCACCCCGGACGACTTCAAGTACCTCGTCGACGCGCTGCACCAGGCCGGCATCGGCGTCCTGATGGACTGGGTGCCGGCGCACTTCCCGCGCGACGACTGGGCGCTCGCCGCCTTCGACGGACGCCCGCTGTACGAGCACGCCGACCCGCAGCGCGCCGACCATCCGGACTGGGGAACCCTGGAGTTCGACTACGGCCGGCGCGAGGTCCGCAACTTCCTCGTCGCCAACGCCACCTACTGGTGCGAGGAGTTCCACATCGACGGCCTCCGCGTCGACGCGGTGGCCTCCATGCTCTACCTCGACTACTCCCGCGAACCCGGCCAGTGGAGCCCCAACGAGCACGGCGGGCGGGAGAACCTGGACGCGGTGGCGTTCCTCCAGGAGATGAACGCCACCGTCTACCGCCGCAACCCGGGTGTCGTCACCGTGGCCGAGGAGTCGACGGCCTGGGACGGGGTCACCCGGGCCACCCACCACACCGGTCCCGGCGGCTTCGGCGGGCTGGGCTTCGGGCTGAAGTGGAACATGGGCTGGATGCACGACTCGCTGGACTACGTGGCCCACGAGCCGGTCCACCGGAAGTACCACCACAACGAGATGACGTTCTCGATGGTGTACGCCTACAGCGAGAACTACGTGCTGCCGATCTCGCACGACGAGGTCGTCCACGGCAAACGCTCGCTCGTCTCCAAGATGCCCGGCGACTGGTGGCAGCAGCGCGCCACTCTGCGCGCCTATCTGGCCTTCATGTGGGCCCACCCCGGCAAGCAACTCCTCTTCATGGGGCAGGAGTTCGCGCAGGGAGCGGAGTGGTCCGAGGTGCACGGGCCGGACTGGTGGCTCCTCGACCCGGCGTACGGCGCCGAGGCCGATCACCGCGGGGTGCGCGACCTGGTCCGGGACCTCAACACGGTCTACCGCGACGACCCGGCCCTGTGGGAGCGGGACACCGATCCGTCCGGGTTCGCCTGGGTCACCGGTGACTCCGCCGACGACAACGTGTTCGCGTTCCTGCGGCACGCCGCCGACGGCACCCCCCTGCTCGCCGTCTCGCACTTCTCCCCCGCCGTGCGCCACAACTACCGCCTCGGCGTCCCCGAGGACATCCCCGCCTGGCACGAGGTCCTCAACACCGACACGCTGCGCTACGGCGGCAGCGACGTCACCAACCCGCACCCGGTCAAGCCGGAGCCCACGGCCTGGCACGGCCGCCCGGCCAGCATCCAGCTGACCCTGCCGCCGCTCTCGACGGTGTGGCTGCGGCCGGCCTGACCGAACGCGGCGCGGCCCCCGGCGGTGTGACCGCCGGGGGCCGCGCCGTGCGGTGCCCCGGATGCGCCCGGTACTCGGTCCGGTCGGGCGCTCACTCCAGCCCGGCGTCCCGGAGCGAGGTGGGCAGCTCGCCCGTGTGCAGGATGCCCAGGGACTGGGTGGCCCGGGTCAGCGCCACGTACAGGTCGCTCGTGCCGTACGACGCGGGGTCGACCACCAGCACGGAGTCGAACTCCAGCCCCTTGGCCTGCCGGGGGTCGAGGAGGACCACCGTGCGGGTCAGGTCCGGCTCCTCGCCCGCCGTGATCCCGTCCAGCCGCCCGGCGAGCGCGGTGTGCAGGGCGCGCGGCGCGATCACCGCGAGCCGCCCCTCGGCCGGGGTCAGTTCGCCGACCGCCTTGGCCACGGCGCCGGGCAGGTCGTCGCCGGCGTCGCGGGCCCAGGGCCGCACCCCGGTGGAGCGGACGGAGCGGGGCGGTTCGAATCCGGGACGCTCGGACCGCAGCACCCCGGCGGCGACGTCCATGATCTCGGACGGTGTGCGGTAGTTGACGCCCAGCCGGGTGTGCTCCCAGCGGTCCCCGACGTACGGGGAGAGGATCTCCTCCCAGGAGCCGACGCCCGCCGCCTCCGCGGTCTGCGCGGGGTCGCCCACGAGGGTCATCGAACGGGTGGGGGTGCGCCGCATCAGCAGCCGCCACGCCATCGGCGACAGCTCCTGCGCCTCGTCGACGATGATGTGCCCGAAGGCCCAGGTCCGGTCGGCGGCGGCCCGTTCCGCGGCGCTGCGGTGGTCGTCCTCCTCGTGCCGTTCGGCCATCCGCTCGGCGTCGATGATGTTGTGCGCGGACAGGACCTCGGAGTCCTCCTCCTCCTTGTCCTCGAACTCGTACGTCCGCGAGGCGTAGGAGACGTCCAGCACGCCCTGGGCGTACGCGATCTGGGTGCGGCGCTCCTGGTCGGCGAGGGCCCGGGTGATCCGGTCGTCCTCTCCCAGCAGTTCGGCGGCCTCGTCGAGGAGGGGGACGTCCGCGGCGGTCCAGTCGTCGGGTCCGGTGACCGGGCGGCGGATCGCCGCGGCGTCCTCGTCCGTGACGTGGCCGCGCGGATCGGCCAGCAGGTCGGCGACGAGCCGCTGCGGGGTCAGCCTCGGCCACAACTGGTCGATGGCCGACCACACTTCGGGGTTCTCGGCGAGTTCGTCCCGGATCTGGGTGATGTCGCTCGGGTCGAGCAGGTTGGAGCCGTCGAAGGGGTCCGTGCCGATGCGTTCGGCGAGCATGTCGGTGAGGGTGTTGAGGATGTGCCCCTCGAAGTGCTCGCGGGCCACGTTGTGCGGCAGGTCCGCGGCGCGGGTGCGGTCCCGGGCGACCTGGACGAGACCCGCGTCGAGCATCAGGATGTCCCGGTCGTGCTCGATGGCGATCACCGGGTCGGGAAGCGCCTGGCGGTCCCGGACCGCGCCGGCGAGGACCTCCGCCATCGCGGCGCGGCCCTTCACCGCGGCGGCCTCGGGGGTGTCGGCGGCGGTCGCGTGGACACCGGGGAAGAGTTCGCCGACGGTCGAGAGCAGGACGCCGGTCTCGCCGAGCGAGGGCAGCACCTCGCCGATGTAGCCGAGGAAGGCGGGGTTGGGACCGACGATGAGGACGGCCCGCTTCGCGAGCAGTTCGCGGTGTTCGTAGAGCAGGTAGGCGGCACGGTGCAGGGCGACGGCCGTCTTGCCGGTGCCGGGGCCGCCCTCGACGACCATGACGCCCCGGTGCGGGGCGCGGATGATCCGGTCCTGTTCGGCCTGGATGGTCTGCACGATGTCGCTCATCCGGCCGGTGCGGGCCGAGTTGAGCGCGGCGAGCAGTACGGCGTCACCGGTCGGGTCCTCGTGTCCGGTGCGCTCGCGGTCGCCGAGGTCGAGGATCTCGTCGTGCAGGTCGGTGACGTGCCGCCCGTCGGTGGTGATGTGCCGCCGGCGGCGCAGGCCCATGGGGGTGTGGCCGGTGGCCAGGTAGAAGGGGCGGGCGACGGGGGCCCGCCAGTCGATGAGGATCGGGGTGCGCTCGGTGTCGTCGGCGCGGATGCCGATGCGGCCGATGTGGTGACTGACCGCGGGGGTGGACGCGCCCTGTTCCGGGGACAGGTCGATCCGGCCGAAGCAGAGCGAGCCGTCCACGGCGTTCAGCGCGGCGAGGAGACCCGAGCGCTCGGCGACCAGGACGTCCCGTTCGAGGCGGGCCTGCATGGGCGTGTTGCCCTGGGCGAGGGCGTCCTCGACGGAGGCCTCGGTGACACCGCGCAGGGCGTCCACGCGCGCGTACAACCCGTCGATGAATTCCTGCTCGTGCCGCAGTTCATCATCGGGGAATTCTGTGTGTGAGCCCTTGTTTGACAATTCCGCTCCCGCCCGGATACACTCTGCATCGTGAACTTCTTTGTGACTTGAGGTTCCGAAGTCGCAAAGCATTGAATATACGCAAAAGAATCCCCCGGGCGCAATTGCCCAGGGGATTTTCTGTGTTCCGGGTGGGATGTGCCGACGGGCTCAGAGCGCGTCGGACACCTCCTGGAGCAGGCGCCGCTTCGCGCGGGCGCCCACCATCGACTTCACCGGTTCCCCGTCACGGAAAACCATGAACGTCGGCATCGAGAGCACTCCATAGGCGAGTGTCGTCTCCGGATTGGTGTCCACGTCCAGCTGGACGACGCGGAACCGGTCGCCCTCCTCGAAGGCCAGCTCGCTCAGCACCGGACCCATCTGCCGGCACGGCGGGCACCAGTCGGCGGTGAACTCCACCAGCACGGGCAGATCCGCCCCGATCACCTCCGCCGCGAAGTCCTCGTCCGTCACCTCGGTCACGCCTGCCGCTCTGATCATCGCGTCCGCCCTCCCAGCTCGCATACGGGTTCCGGACCGCCCGGAACCAGCGCGTCGGCCGCCAGCTCGTCACGGGCCCGCTCGGCCCGCGTCAGCTGTTCGCCGACCTGTGCCCGCACCGACCGCAGCTCGCCGATCAGTGCGTCGAGCTCGCCGAGCTTGCGGCGGTAGACCTCCAGGGAGGCGGGGCACGCGTCGCCCTCGGGGTGCCCGGCCCGCAGACACTCCACGAAGGGCCGCGTCTCCTCCAGGTCGAACCCGAAGTCCTGGAGCGTCCTGATCTGCCGGAGCAGTTTCAGGTCGTCCTCGCCGTACGTCCGGTACCCGTTCTCGCCGCGCCGCGCGGGCAGCAGCCCCCGCGACTCGTAGTAGCGCAGGGTCCGTGTGGTCGTCCCGGCCCGCGTCGCCAGCTCGCCGATTCGCATGACCCGACGGTAATCCTTGACGCCGACGTCAAGGCAAGCCCTCGTGGGCGGGCCGCCCGGCGTCAGGGGGCGGCGGGTGGCAGCAGCGGTTTCCGGTCCACCGGGGACGACAGGACGATCGACGTCGTCGTCCGCCCCAGCGCGGAGGCCTGTTCCAGGACGGCCTCCAGATGGAGGGTGTCCTCGACGGCGGCCTTCAGGATCCAGCAGTCCTCGCCGACGACGTGGTGGGCCTCGATGATCTCGGGCCGGGCCAGCAGTTCCCGGGTCCGCGGGTGCCCGAGCGTGTAGCCGCCGTGCGGGTTGACGCGGATGAAGGCCTGGATGCCGTAGCCGAGGCGGGACGCGGACACGTGGGCGGCGTAACCGGTGACCGCGCCCGAGCTCTCCAGTCTGCGGACCCGCTCCGCGACCGCCGCCGGGCTGAGCATCACGCGGCGGCCCAGCTCGCTGAGCTTGATGCGGCCGTCGCGCTGGAGCAGTTCCAGGATCTGCCGGTCCAGCGCGTCGAAGCCCACCGGCGTTCCGGTGGCGGCGGCGCGCGCCTGCCGTGGTTCTTTCGGTGTGACCGCCGGATCTCCCACGTCTCCCCCTTCAAGCGTTCCCCCCGGGACGGGAGAATTATGACCACGGACGGAGCGACGGCGGTCGACCGGTCCCCGGCGCCCGGTACGCGGCCATTGACGCAGGGCGCGTGGCCGCTTGGCACTTGGCACTTGGCACTTGGT
The window above is part of the Streptomyces sp. NBC_01428 genome. Proteins encoded here:
- the glgB gene encoding 1,4-alpha-glucan branching enzyme, producing MTPRPPSDDSPKKNGSKKPDAGKKTAAGKAVSGKTGTGKKSSATKGSKKGVSAVARIPDSALPESGPDLPAAASDSLDAGRGLPDSGPALPAEPPGSGSGSGSGDAVPVFAGLDASDRDRLLSGTHHNPHGVLGAHPLPGGVAFRVFRPYALGVTVVTPDLRAELQDDGGGFFSGLLPLRAVPEAYRLLVTYEDTVVEAEDAYRFLPSLGELDLHLIGEGRHEELWKALGAEPMEQQDVAGTRFTVWAPNAQGVRVAGAFNFWDGTGHPMRSLGATGVWELFVPGVGEGELYKFDITRPDGSHTLRADPMARRTEEPPRTSSVVHASHHVWQDARWLEKRSERPAHEAPFSVYEVHLPSWRPGLSYRQLADQLPAYVADLGFTHVELMPIAEHPFGGSWGYQVTGFYAPTARLGTPDDFKYLVDALHQAGIGVLMDWVPAHFPRDDWALAAFDGRPLYEHADPQRADHPDWGTLEFDYGRREVRNFLVANATYWCEEFHIDGLRVDAVASMLYLDYSREPGQWSPNEHGGRENLDAVAFLQEMNATVYRRNPGVVTVAEESTAWDGVTRATHHTGPGGFGGLGFGLKWNMGWMHDSLDYVAHEPVHRKYHHNEMTFSMVYAYSENYVLPISHDEVVHGKRSLVSKMPGDWWQQRATLRAYLAFMWAHPGKQLLFMGQEFAQGAEWSEVHGPDWWLLDPAYGAEADHRGVRDLVRDLNTVYRDDPALWERDTDPSGFAWVTGDSADDNVFAFLRHAADGTPLLAVSHFSPAVRHNYRLGVPEDIPAWHEVLNTDTLRYGGSDVTNPHPVKPEPTAWHGRPASIQLTLPPLSTVWLRPA
- a CDS encoding HelD family protein; the protein is MRHEQEFIDGLYARVDALRGVTEASVEDALAQGNTPMQARLERDVLVAERSGLLAALNAVDGSLCFGRIDLSPEQGASTPAVSHHIGRIGIRADDTERTPILIDWRAPVARPFYLATGHTPMGLRRRRHITTDGRHVTDLHDEILDLGDRERTGHEDPTGDAVLLAALNSARTGRMSDIVQTIQAEQDRIIRAPHRGVMVVEGGPGTGKTAVALHRAAYLLYEHRELLAKRAVLIVGPNPAFLGYIGEVLPSLGETGVLLSTVGELFPGVHATAADTPEAAAVKGRAAMAEVLAGAVRDRQALPDPVIAIEHDRDILMLDAGLVQVARDRTRAADLPHNVAREHFEGHILNTLTDMLAERIGTDPFDGSNLLDPSDITQIRDELAENPEVWSAIDQLWPRLTPQRLVADLLADPRGHVTDEDAAAIRRPVTGPDDWTAADVPLLDEAAELLGEDDRITRALADQERRTQIAYAQGVLDVSYASRTYEFEDKEEEDSEVLSAHNIIDAERMAERHEEDDHRSAAERAAADRTWAFGHIIVDEAQELSPMAWRLLMRRTPTRSMTLVGDPAQTAEAAGVGSWEEILSPYVGDRWEHTRLGVNYRTPSEIMDVAAGVLRSERPGFEPPRSVRSTGVRPWARDAGDDLPGAVAKAVGELTPAEGRLAVIAPRALHTALAGRLDGITAGEEPDLTRTVVLLDPRQAKGLEFDSVLVVDPASYGTSDLYVALTRATQSLGILHTGELPTSLRDAGLE
- a CDS encoding thioredoxin family protein — encoded protein: MIRAAGVTEVTDEDFAAEVIGADLPVLVEFTADWCPPCRQMGPVLSELAFEEGDRFRVVQLDVDTNPETTLAYGVLSMPTFMVFRDGEPVKSMVGARAKRRLLQEVSDAL
- a CDS encoding MerR family transcriptional regulator, yielding MRIGELATRAGTTTRTLRYYESRGLLPARRGENGYRTYGEDDLKLLRQIRTLQDFGFDLEETRPFVECLRAGHPEGDACPASLEVYRRKLGELDALIGELRSVRAQVGEQLTRAERARDELAADALVPGGPEPVCELGGRTR
- a CDS encoding Lrp/AsnC family transcriptional regulator; amino-acid sequence: MGDPAVTPKEPRQARAAATGTPVGFDALDRQILELLQRDGRIKLSELGRRVMLSPAAVAERVRRLESSGAVTGYAAHVSASRLGYGIQAFIRVNPHGGYTLGHPRTRELLARPEIIEAHHVVGEDCWILKAAVEDTLHLEAVLEQASALGRTTTSIVLSSPVDRKPLLPPAAP